A stretch of the Lolium perenne isolate Kyuss_39 chromosome 3, Kyuss_2.0, whole genome shotgun sequence genome encodes the following:
- the LOC127340977 gene encoding disease resistance protein RGA5 yields MEAVVASAVTGAMRTLLPKLGALLGEKYKLPKGVKKEIASLYAEMSSMKALLVELAEMDGELDAQHKAWRDEVRDLSYDMEDCVDAITDDLDIAGARALPLSMLMTLMAAHKVAGQIEELKSRVVEAGKRRDRYKFGERAGASCRSPVAIDPRLCAFYSAADRLVGIDGPKNKFMDLLRAEQQRALKVVAVVGFGGMGKTTLATQVHDKVTGQFDCTALVSVSQNPSMIEIFSEILSKVGGSVPSCINNERQLICLLRAELNDKRYLIVIDDLWTIEAWDTIKCAFVENCLASRVIATTRIEGVAQACCSDFDGHVYNIKPLSDLDSRRLFHRRIFPSQDDCPEKLKDVSTEILKKCEGVPLVIFSVASILASQKEVNSKELWENIKNYLGFQLAQNPFVHLMRHVLNLGYINLSLDLRTCMLYLGIFPEDSKIMKAELVKRWVAEGFVTGKHGYSPEEIAEDFFNELINRNMIQIAELDDCGHVLSCRVHDIMLGFIMVKATEENFITVIKGSPAVSDPPCIKGHLQTRRLSLQVGMSEGNKDLLGSLALTKARSFSFWGAAQRMPSLKSFQQLRVLHMDTCGSRNEQYDMSPICSFNNLIYLRIRGIGCKKLLKQLRKLRNLKTLEIVGDDIRDSLHLEELPLTLSHLIVPHTMQPVGEISRMRALRTLGELSIDLKDVKNIRGLGDLGYLRELKLVLCRGVPEEACNDLAPSLCRLGRLQSLTIRMYGSLETDDVLACWSLPSRHLRRLHVLGLPFSTVPQDLVGHLDNLRSLKIHVFFLPRDGAEVLARLTLLVHLTLHVKKDVPEERVVFRAASFPNLQDFVFRYEDVCLEFEAGAMDKLQSLTVECYEEAERHAGKLLDGIVRLGSLVSFKAIFYKEERKDDYYIFHSGPTGNASFQSYAPPQPKFWDRGSLEAELRKAISKHPGSPHVCIESV; encoded by the exons ATGGAGGCCGTGGTGGCGAGCGCTGTGACAGGAGCGATGCGGACTCTCCTGCCCAAACTTGGCGCCTTGCTGGGAGAGAAGTACAAGCTTCCCAAAGGCGTGAAGAAGGAGATCGCCTCCCTGTATGCCGAGATGAGCAGCATGAAGGCTCTGCTCGTGGAGCTGGCCGAGATGGACGGCGAGCTCGACGCGCAGCACAAGGCGTGGCGGGACGAGGTGCGCGACCTGTCCTACGACATGGAGGACTGTGTCGACGCCATCACCGATGACCTTGATATCGCTGGTGCCAGGGCCTTGCCGCTGAGCATGCTTATGACACTGATGGCGGCACACAAGGTAGCTGGCCAGATCGAAGAACTCAAGTCCCGGGTGGTGGAAGCAGGCAAACGCCGCGATCGATATAAGTTCGGTGAGCGAGCTGGTGCTTCTTGTCGGAGCCCCGTGGCTATTGACCCTCGTCTGTGTGCATTCTATTCAGCGGCTGACAGGCTTGTGGGAATAGATGGCCCCAAGAACAAGTTCATGGACCTGTTGAGAGCAGAGCAACAACGGGCGCTTAAAGTTGTGGCTgttgttggatttggagggatggGGAAGACAACTCTCGCTACCCAAGTCCATGATAAGGTTACAGGTCAATTCGACTGCACGGCTTTAGTGTCGGTATCTCAAAATCCAAGCATGATTGAGATCTTTTCAGAGATACtctcaaaagttgggggctcggTGCCTTCATGCATAAATAATGAGCGCCAACTCATCTGCCTACTGAGAGCAGAACTCAATGACAAAAG GTACCTTATAGTCATTGATGATTTGTGGACAATAGAAGCATGGGACACTATCAAATGTGCCTTTGTGGAGAATTGTCTTGCTAGCAGAGTTATAGCAACTACACGTATCGAAGGTGTAGCTCAGGCATGTTGTTCTGATTTCGATGGCCATGTTTATAATATCAAACCTCTTAGTGATCTTGACTCAAGGAGATTATTTCATAGAAGAATTTTTCCTTCTCAAGATGATTGTCCTGAGAAACTGAAGGATGTATCTACTGAAATTTTGAAGAAATGTGAAGGAGTTCCATTGGTCATATTCAGTGTAGCCAGCATTTTGGCTAGTCAGAAAGAGGTAAATTCAAAGGAATTATGGGAGAACATAAAAAATTACCTTGGTTTCCAATTGGCGCAGAACCCTTTTGTACATTTGATGAGACATGTGCTTAATCTGGGGTACATTAATTTATCTCTAGACCTTAGGACATGTATGCTATACCTTGGTATATTTCCAGAGGATTCTAAAATAATGAAGGCTGAGTTGGTGAAGAGATGggtagccgagggtttcgttaccGGAAAACATGGTTACAGTCCAGAGGAGATAGCAGAAGATTTCTTCAACGAGTTGATCAACAGAAACATGATCCAAATAGCCGAGTTAGATGACTGCGGGCACGTGTTATCTTGTCGGGTGCATGACATAATGCTTGGCTTTATCATGGTGAAGGCCACAGAAGAAAATTTCATCACTGTGATTAAGGGATCCCCTGCAGTTAGTGATCCACCGTGCATTAAAGGACATTTGCAGACTCGCCGGTTGTCC CTCCAAGTCGGAATGTCAGAAGGCAACAAGGACTTGCTGGGAAGCCTGGCTCTCACCAAAGCCAGATCATTCAGCTTCTGGGGGGCTGCTCAACGAATGCCATCCCTAAAGAGTTTCCAACAACTGCGAGTTCTGCACATGGACACATGTGGTTCCAGAAATGAGCAGTATGACATGTCTCCCATATGCAGCTTTAACAACcttatatatctgaggatcagaGGCATTGGCTGCAAGAAACTACTGAAGCAGCTCCGGAAATTACGAAATTTGAAGACTTTGGAGATTGTTGGCGATGACATCAGAGATTCCTTACATCTGGAGGAGTTACCCTTGACGTTGTCGCATCTGATTGTTCCTCACACCATGCAGCCGGTCGGCGAGATCAGCAGGATGCGTGCCCTCCGCACATTGGGCGAACTCAGTATAGATCTCAAGGATGTGAAGAACATCAGAGGTCTCGGTGATCTGGGTTACCTGAGGGAGCTGAAGCTAGTGCTATGTAGAGGCGTCCCCGAAGAAGCTTGCAATGATCTTGCTCCCTCCCTCTGCAGACTCGGAAGGCTCCAGTCCCTAACAATCCGTATGTATGGATCACTGGAAACCGATGACGTCCTGGCCTGCTGGTCACTCCCTTCACGCCATCTTAGGAGGCTACACGTGCTGGGACTCCCTTTCTCCACTGTCCCTCAAGATTTGGTCGGCCACCTCGACAACCTCAGAAGCTTGAAAATTCATGTTTTTTTTCTGCCGAGGGATGGCGCTGAGGTTCTCGCGAGGCTTACCTTACTGGTGCACCTTACACTGCATGTTAAGAAGGATGTTCCTGAGGAGCGCGTTGTCTTCCGTGCTGCGTCTTTCCCAAATCTCCAGGATTTCGTGTTCAGGTATGAAGACGTCTGCCTCGAATTCGAGGCGGGGGCTATGGACAAGCTCCAGAGCCTCACTGTGGAGTGCTACGAAGAAGCAGAGCGGCATGCCGGCAAGTTACTTGATGGCATCGTGCGTCTGGGAAGCCTCGTGTCATTCAAGGCGATTTTTTACAAGGAGGAGAGGAAAGATGACTACTACATTTTCCACTCTGGACCAACAGGTAATGCTAGTTTCCAGTCCTATGCTCCCCCACAGCCTAAATTCTGGGACCGAGGCAGTCTGGAGGCTGAGCTCAGGAAGGCAATAAGCAAGCATCCCGGGAGTCCTCATGTTTGCATTGAATCCGTGTAA